The window AATGATTAGGGTTTTAGACAATGAATCGGCCAAAATTGAGATGGAACATAGCCGATTCCAATCTAAATCCGCGGattcacatatcaaattttcGCTTCTATAAATtaaatgaaggagaaagagatgagaaCTTACTATTACTCTGAACACAGGCGGTACTACAGGCATCGTAGCAGTCGTAGACATCTGAGTGAACGACTGCGGTCATCTCAGAAGAGATTATGAACAATACCAGTAAGAAAACTGCTTTCAAATGCATCTTCgtcctcatctctctctctctctctctctctcacacagaATCTTAATTAAAtgtttgcttcttcagttctttgaGTTCTTTCTATGGGTGGGTGATCGTCTGAGCGACCGAGCCTGCTCTGCTCATACTTTAAATAGAAGTGAAGGCTGGCAGGCGGAGttaagaaaatatttaaaaacatTTAATGTTCAATGAATCAAGTCAATACAATTATCAGTAAATGCGGCACACTTCATCGCGCACCGACAAACTCACGCTTGCGTCTTTTGACTGGCGGGCCCCACCGCCCTCCTCTTTTGAACCCTTGGAGTGTCTGTCCACCTAAGTGGATAAGCTCGTGGGTGGATAAGGTCCTTATTCCttagtctctctctttctctcgtgGAATAGGTTTGATTTGACTTTCAAGGTCCAACCGGTTAAACCAGCCTTTATGGGTCATTATATAATGGGAAAAAGGACGCAACCTGGTTGTGTGGTTCATGCGCCTAGACATAAGAGCCTGCTAAGTTACCATTCCACCCctaatgaaatagaaatttcatCCATATTGAGGCCCCTAAGTGAGATCTCATTGACCTGTATGATGTAGGGGTATACGATCAGaaagagatctcttgcccagtTATAAATAGGacaaaaaaatattgtaaatttctggattgagatatttggccctaaaGGCACAGGTCAAGGCTGaaaatttttggccctgagttagggtcaggTCTGGTCGGGGTTGAGGACTCAGACTAAGTATGATCTGGTCCGACCTGACCCTGTTTAAGTtgtactataaaatatatatataaatataatagagtatatatattataaacttgggataaattacacatcaccccctagttttcaaacgaaactcatgCACcaattagagatgtaaacggattggattcggttcggatagtgcAATATCtgcatccacatccgattagcttttggacagattcggatagtgctaaacggatacggatcggatattttatccatttacatgtaaatatagctttacggatagctatagcctatccatatccacaTCCATTTAGCTTTGGACGGATTCGAATGGTGCTGATCGAATACGAACACAATTACGAaaacagatttcggctattcatttacactccTAGCACCAATATTATTCTTCTGATATAATCGTGCTAAGGTTTACTACATTAATTGTATTGTGTGTTTGTCCCTCCCCCCGTCTCTCCAACAAATCCTAAAGTCCTGTCTCCTGTGCATCTGGGCAGCcaggctgcatgtgcagcgccagacTCAAGGTGCTGCgttttgaccgccttacccctacctaAGCGCCTTAcccgagcaagggtaaggcggtcaaaacGCAATACCTTAAGTCTGGCGCTGCACGTGCAGCCCGGCTGCCCAGATGCACAGGATATTTTTCGGTTACTCCCTACTCTCTTCTTGTCCTCTTCCTTCTAAattctaaaattaaaattaggGAGAGTTTCTGCCATGAACTTTATCCCGCCTAGTGCGTGCTCTATGATCTCCTCCTTCTGTCCACTACTGTTTCATTAAAACATGAACAATCCCTCACCATTTCCCACACTGGTACCGGCTCCAGGCCCTCCTATCCACCTTAATTACCAGGGATGGAATGAACCTCCAAATCTTGTTTGCCTACCATTTTCTTCAAGTCTCATATGTCAGCCTTAGTTTCAAAACCCTATTGGACCAGCGGTCAAACCGGGCTACATAACAGATGTACGAATACAATAGAAAATGTCTTTTTCCTAACTTATGTGTCATCGACTTCCACTACCCAAACTTGAAAGCTTTTGATCATTTTAGCCTCCAACCAGACCCTCCACAACAGCATCTGCACATTGCATATAAGTTATTAGTGTGAAGCCAGgtttaaagaaacaaaatttcgttattaaaaataaaaatcatagacacagatctcataatcataaGCAAACTACTTAGATGAGCCATGAATGAATCCATTTGATAAAGGGCACCACACCTAATTTATTGTTCAAAATTTAGTCCAAGAAGCACTGGAAGTGGTTAAAATATGGATCGAGAGTTTCAAAAAAGAGAACGGCCCCCTCCATAAAATTACAAGAATGTTATCTCTCTGTAACAAATAATTGATATGCAGTGAAAGCtgagaataccaccttctctaAGTGAAGAATACATACCTGGATCGCATTTTATTTGGCGCTTGCGTTCACATGGATACATTAACTAGgcctgcaacagggtcgggttgggccaggctttatagaaccctagttCAACCCTAAGTCCTTTTAGCTAGGCCCAGGCCTAATCCGACCATGACTAAGGGCCAAAAAAATCCGACcatgacccgccctcagggtcgggctgggctaaccctgattggccttgatcataGGGAGGGGAAGAAAATGCATGGGCTAAAATGGActggagagaaaattatcaattttacatagaATAACattgtaataaaatgtattatatcacttattgtcttcatatataatatatcatataacaaaatgtggatgatgtttaaagtttataatatatatattatatcaatatatattttatagtataacttaaaacaggattgggtcgggccgggctaggcttagcctaaggcctcaaccctaaccctacccgaccctgactcggggccaaaaatttccaactctgacccaccctcaaggcCAGATATCAAAGCCCAGGCCCTGCTTGGGCTCAAGGCGGGTTTGGGTCGACAGGGCCAAATTTGCACCCCTAGTAGCACGGGTAGCATAACCCGTGCtacaatattttcaaaaaaaatgtaaaattttattaaaatcataaaaaaaaataataataaaaaaagtctTTGTATCATATCGCTGATATGTTTTCAGTAGATCAGACCCGATACCGATATTGAGTCAATAAGGTATGAAATTAAGGGCAAGGCTGATCAAGACATTGCCTCGGTGAGAATGTGAGATGTAATATCCCACGCCAAGACAATTGGAGCATGAAACAAAGCGTCGCACTGACAAACTCAAGTGCGTTTCTGTTGATGAGCGGCGGTCCATCGTATCCTCTTTTGAACCTTTGACCGTCCTCCGGTactgaagaaaattttaatatgtatcaacaggtgaacgtacatctcagagttaatcatattttaattttattttcataaaaattccTCTTTCCCTTGTAAATAGTAAAATTAAGATAGATGGTTGTGagaattttgttttcataaaaattcCTCTTTCCCTTGTAAATAGTACAATTAAGATAGATGGTTGGTTCTCatatgtacgttcacctgttggtacgtgcagaggaaccaaACTCATAGATATGGTCCTTATCttcaaaactctctctctctctctctctctctccctctctggcCCAGTGGTTTGGTTTCCACCGCTTTTCACTTGTTGGAATGAGTTTGAATTGGTTCTCGAGGTCCAAAGTGTGTTGCAATGGTTGGATTATATCAGCCCTTATTATGGTACAAATGAATGGATTGTCAAGAGATACTTTCTAAACATGCCTAACTAGACATGTGCAGGGAGCTTAAACCATTCCTAATATTTATCAAATGATAGATCAATTTACGGTCCAAATTTTATGTAAAAGTTGTCTGGGTGATTATCTAACTACTTGTCAAGTTTGAACTCGATCAATCAAAACTATGAAGTTTGAagattcattattttttgaAAGAGAATACTCTATAAGCCCTATCCAGGGCATGAGCAGCTCTTTATGTGGATAGATGATGAAGCTATTCCAACTATTGGAGGATGTCTAAGTTTTGGAGCATATTTTAAACAAATACCCTCCTTTATATCGGCATACATGCCCATGTAGGGTGCAATGATGCCTGGGTTTTTAAAACCTCAACCCAATCCTATATTCTCTTAGTTCAACCCAGGCCCAATCAGCCCGAGGTTGGACTGGGATATCGTGGCTTTGACCCAGCTCTATCAGCCTCAATCAAATGCAGTCCAACCATGATTGAGCGAGGCTGGGCCAAGTTGGCTCTGATTGACCCTAATAActcctatttttgtcattttagggTTAGGCAAGACCAagctaacccccccccccccaactcttTATCATATATATGATACTATTATGTAAAATTGtgtattatatatttatatatacatggTTGGGCTGAGGTGGGGTGGGCACAGATCGATCGAGGCCTCAGCCTAAGCCTGGTCCAACCCTACCGCAGACCTAAAAATCTCAACCCTAGCCTAGCCCCGAGGCTGAAATGCCTAGCTTAGCCCTATCGGCTCAAGGCAGGGTCGAGCTTGTCAGGCCAAActcacacccccatccccatGTGTATATACATGCATACAATACTCTGACCACTATTGTGTACTAAGGATTTTTAAAACTCTATTTTTCCACTTGGCGAACTCTGCTTAGGCTGAAACTTTACATGTGAGCATAGGATGTTGAGGTTAACCTATCCATAAAATTTGGGTCCCATTTGATCTACCATGTGATAGATTTTTTGAACCATTTAGAAAAAAGGCAAAAGCTTTCGTACACCGGGGGTGCAAAAAAGTACACCACCCATCTAGGGTCCTTAGTATCTACCCCTATAGTACGGATCCAGTAATAACCCCACCCTTTTGTGATATCCTTCCAACACAATCCAATTCCGGATTCTTCATGTATCATGGGTGTGGGAACTCAATCCTTCAAAAAAACCTTCTTAAGCTGATTGTTTAATTCATCCATATTTTGGCACGCATCTATCTATTTTTCTACCCTCTATTTGGCAAACTTTGCTTGCGCTGAAAGTCAAATACATGCTTGGTTCCTTAAGATCTATCTGTCCATAAAATTTAAGCCCCAGTGAGTCTCTCACGTGACAGAAACTTGGACCCATGGCCTGTCTTAAGTAACTTAGCCCGTATCAATTTGATAGGTGAGAAATTTATTAGATAGGGCATTGCTGAATTTGGAAGCCCATCTCAAGCCTATGCCAATTATATATTGGGCttttccctctatttttttttttcatagtaATCATATAAGCATCTTTAATGGGCCTTTAAAACAGGTTGCCAACACCCGAAGAGCCCACAATCAGCTCCAATGGGAGTAATCTCCTGATGTTCGTGGGTATTCTGTGGCCGATTTAGCTAATTTATGGGCCCACCCCCATTAGAACCTTTGGAAATGCAGGTGCAGCTTGGATAAGGATCCTTGAGAGGACCAGTGAGACAAAATGGAAGTGGGCCTCCAAGGGACCCAACATCCCATACCTCAAAGCCCAACTCTCCAATATCTggtcaaaaaataataataataaataaacaaataaaatgtgGAAGCATGAAAATATTGGATCCAAGGGTTTGTTtgataattaaaaatatatatattcgtAGCCCCTTTTCATTTTACCACAAAATCCCACAATGACAATTTGTGGAAAATTAATTTATCTCATAGAAAATCGAAGACTTCCCTTGGACTTTAACATGATTGCCCTATAAATTGAAAAGAAAGAGGATCAAGTTATCACACACTTTCTTTAATTTCTAAGTTGTTCTTGACATCTTTGATCATCATTTCCTTTCCACCATTCTCATCAGCTACTTTCCTTCCATTAACTTCCTTGCTTTTCCCCCACAAGACAGCAAAGAGGCCTCCAACCAAAAACAACCCACCTAAAACACTAaatcaacaaacaaaaaaaaaaattaataataataatcaaattAGATGCCCTTGTTAGAATTATTGTCACataatctaattaattaatcttATGCACTAGATTAATTAATCATGAAAAGCATAGGATATATTTATTACCTTCCCAAACTGATAACTTCACCCGCAAATAATGAGGAGCAAAACATAGTAATTATCAAAGACAAGGGGGTAGACATGGCTAGGAACACTGGACCCTTCTTCTCAATACACCATGATTGTAAATAGAATGTAAAACCAGTAACCATAAATCCCTGTTAATTACAAGCCACAACACTAATTAgccttaattttgattttttacttatttatatatatagaacCCATGACAATAAGTtgggaggagaggaagaaaagtgaacaactcacagccgttcagatggaatctattCTGCGGAAATGTTTCATCTGAACGACTGTGAGTGTTGTGagtacgtgaacattcaccccccCCTCGAAATAAAACACTTAATGAGGAATAACACCTGAATTAAGGAAGAAAATaatgtaggaaaaaaaaaaaaaaaagattcacaAATTCTTACACAATAGGCAACTGCAACAAGTCCAATGTCCCAATGCAACTTCCATTTATGAAGGTTTCTTTGGAAAACAATAGCAAGAACAAAGGACTGAATGGTGCTGAGAAAACACTGAAGAGTTGTGAGGAGAAGCTTTGATGGGTAGCTTTTCAAAACAAGACCCTGTTTCCAATCAAGTTGTCAAGCTTCAATTCACTCATCACCTTATCGATCAATAAGCTTAACTAAATAAATatatggagagggagagagagagagagagagaaagagattaaTTACCTGTAATACGATCCAAAAACCCCATAATGTGTTGGAAGAGAGCATTATAAAGACACCCTTTATCCATGTCTTTGTTGTATGGACAGTAACTAGATTATTTTGTTGATTATGATTTCCCAACAAATGCAAATGGGTTAAGGGTTTTAGATGTGGGCCCTTGTAGAAGGCTAGAGTCGCAGCACCAGCCA is drawn from Telopea speciosissima isolate NSW1024214 ecotype Mountain lineage chromosome 1, Tspe_v1, whole genome shotgun sequence and contains these coding sequences:
- the LOC122644644 gene encoding WAT1-related protein At5g64700-like; this translates as MEAGKKPYLAAIFIQFIYAGMFMISKAAFNGGMDNFVFVFYRQAAATIFLVPLALIFERKTAPPLSFKVFCKIFTLSLCGITLCLNIYNVALIYTSATLAAATANTLPVITFFLAVLLRMEAVSFRSLSGNMKNLGVILCMAGAATLAFYKGPHLKPLTHLHLLGNHNQQNNLVTVHTTKTWIKGVFIMLSSNTLWGFWIVLQGLVLKSYPSKLLLTTLQCFLSTIQSFVLAIVFQRNLHKWKLHWDIGLVAVAYCGFMVTGFTFYLQSWCIEKKGPVFLAMSTPLSLIITMFCSSLFAGEVISLGSVLGGLFLVGGLFAVLWGKSKEVNGRKVADENGGKEMMIKDVKNNLEIKESV